From Pararhodobacter zhoushanensis, the proteins below share one genomic window:
- a CDS encoding TRAP transporter large permease, whose protein sequence is MMDPSTVALIGFVAMFGLIALHVPIGIAMTVVGVVGFASMAGWNGALTLLATEPASTMASLDLAVIPLFMLMGSLAAAGGLAKDIFTTAEALVGHRPGGLAATTIVASAGFGAVCGSAVAATATFGRVALPEMLSRGYSGGNSAGVVAAGGTLGIIVPPSSIMVLYAVLTEQSVLTMFSAAIIPALLSVALYLAAIWLVARRNPASMPGSEKLPVATRIMAIGGSWGAILLAIIVLGGIYSGVFTVNEAAAIGVVFAFFFALGRGKLNRQTFVEVLSDAASATVMIYIIVFGAMIFSYFVSLSGVSEEIIGGIQALGLPNAGVIFLLILIYLFLGAFFDEVAAVVVTLPFVLPIILAMGYDPIWWGILNVALIGVGMLTPPIGINVMLLNAMRSDISLYAIYRGVFAFFLADCVRIFILAVFPQVTLWLPSIL, encoded by the coding sequence ATGATGGATCCCTCGACTGTAGCCCTGATCGGTTTTGTCGCCATGTTCGGCCTCATCGCGCTGCACGTGCCCATCGGCATCGCCATGACGGTGGTCGGCGTCGTCGGCTTCGCGTCGATGGCTGGCTGGAACGGTGCGCTGACGCTTCTGGCGACCGAGCCCGCTTCGACCATGGCCAGCCTCGATCTGGCGGTGATCCCGCTCTTCATGCTGATGGGCAGTCTGGCTGCCGCCGGAGGTCTGGCCAAGGACATCTTCACGACCGCCGAGGCGCTGGTCGGCCACCGCCCCGGCGGGTTGGCTGCAACGACCATCGTTGCCAGCGCCGGGTTCGGCGCGGTCTGCGGCTCGGCGGTGGCGGCGACGGCGACCTTTGGCCGCGTCGCGCTGCCTGAGATGCTGTCGCGCGGTTATTCGGGCGGCAACTCGGCGGGCGTGGTGGCAGCGGGCGGCACCTTGGGGATTATCGTGCCGCCGTCCAGCATCATGGTGCTTTATGCTGTCCTGACCGAGCAATCCGTGCTCACCATGTTTTCCGCCGCCATCATCCCCGCGCTGCTGTCGGTCGCGCTGTATCTGGCGGCGATCTGGCTCGTCGCGCGCCGCAATCCCGCGTCGATGCCTGGGTCCGAGAAGCTGCCCGTCGCAACGCGGATCATGGCCATCGGGGGGTCCTGGGGGGCCATCCTGCTGGCGATCATCGTGCTGGGCGGGATCTATTCCGGCGTGTTCACGGTGAACGAGGCCGCCGCAATCGGCGTCGTTTTCGCGTTCTTCTTCGCTTTGGGGCGCGGCAAGCTGAACCGTCAAACTTTTGTCGAGGTTCTGTCCGACGCCGCCTCGGCGACGGTGATGATCTATATCATCGTCTTTGGTGCGATGATTTTCTCCTATTTCGTCAGTCTGAGCGGCGTGAGTGAGGAGATCATCGGCGGCATTCAGGCGCTGGGCCTGCCGAACGCGGGCGTCATCTTCCTGCTGATCCTGATCTATTTGTTCCTCGGCGCCTTCTTTGACGAGGTCGCGGCGGTTGTCGTCACGCTACCGTTCGTGCTGCCGATCATTCTGGCGATGGGCTATGATCCGATCTGGTGGGGCATCCTGAACGTGGCGCTGATCGGGGTGGGGATGTTGACGCCGCCCATCGGCATCAACGTGATGCTACTGAACGCGATGCGTTCGGATATCTCGCTCTACGCGATCTACCGGGGGGTTTTTGCCTTCTTCCTGGCCGATTGCGTGCGGATCTTCATTCTGGCGGTGTTTCCTCAGGTGACGCTCTGGCTGCCCAGCATCCTCTGA
- a CDS encoding TRAP transporter small permease, which produces MEALDRLSRRATQWLALLGFAGLLLLALMTSLDALLRSAFSAPIHGVNDVSAVVMAVVISACIPANLAQRRNITVEVLGSLLGKTVNQVLTLFAGVVVLVVIGLMAWKFIPYTEGMYLSGRQTWVLAWPVWPWWAAATLFLIFAAFVQALNVFADVMALIRMLRTRPADALSSERGLK; this is translated from the coding sequence TTGGAAGCACTCGATCGACTGTCCCGTCGCGCGACGCAATGGCTCGCGCTGCTGGGATTCGCGGGGCTGCTCTTGCTGGCGCTCATGACCAGTCTGGATGCGCTGCTTCGCTCTGCCTTTTCCGCGCCGATCCATGGAGTCAACGACGTCAGCGCCGTAGTGATGGCGGTGGTGATCTCGGCGTGCATCCCTGCCAACCTCGCGCAACGCCGTAACATTACGGTCGAAGTGCTGGGATCGCTGTTGGGGAAGACGGTGAACCAGGTTCTGACACTGTTTGCCGGGGTTGTGGTGCTGGTGGTGATCGGGCTGATGGCGTGGAAGTTCATCCCCTACACCGAAGGCATGTATCTGAGCGGGCGCCAGACCTGGGTGCTGGCCTGGCCGGTCTGGCCGTGGTGGGCTGCGGCAACGCTTTTCCTGATCTTCGCTGCGTTCGTGCAGGCACTGAACGTCTTTGCCGATGTCATGGCGCTGATCAGAATGCTGCGCACCCGTCCTGCCGATGCCCTTTCGTCCGAGAGAGGCCTGAAATGA
- a CDS encoding helix-turn-helix domain-containing protein, which produces MDPARGRHTISSLSTIRSLQRGIAILQAVNHLNGTKPSEIAEETGIPRPSVYRLLETLAEMGLVTRDHFSNKWRPTLHVKSLSSGFRDEDWVCDIAVPHMIEMGRRVLWPLDLVTFRNHHMEVRESTHQLSPYSINHGMVGKKLPVLETSSGRVMLAFMPEDERRSLLTYLGEVTGVQEPFMMADGSLDMILKRVREMGVGFRMADFTPETGSISAPIWYEDRVFACVTLIWSTTSLKFPRAVELYRKDLLETAARISHDLVGNLSNGEIARLRAAV; this is translated from the coding sequence ATTGATCCGGCACGGGGGAGGCACACCATTTCTTCTTTATCGACCATCAGATCGCTGCAGCGCGGGATCGCGATCCTGCAGGCGGTGAACCACCTGAACGGCACCAAGCCGTCCGAGATCGCCGAGGAAACAGGCATCCCGCGACCCTCGGTGTATAGGTTGCTTGAGACGCTTGCCGAGATGGGACTGGTTACCCGCGACCATTTCTCGAACAAATGGCGGCCGACGCTCCATGTGAAATCGCTCAGCTCGGGGTTCCGGGATGAAGACTGGGTGTGCGACATCGCCGTGCCGCATATGATCGAGATGGGGCGGCGCGTGCTCTGGCCGCTCGATCTGGTGACGTTCCGCAATCACCACATGGAAGTGCGGGAATCGACGCATCAGCTCAGCCCGTATTCGATCAATCACGGCATGGTCGGCAAGAAGTTGCCGGTGCTCGAGACGTCGTCGGGCAGGGTCATGCTGGCGTTTATGCCAGAGGATGAGCGGCGATCATTGCTCACATATCTGGGCGAAGTGACGGGCGTACAAGAGCCTTTCATGATGGCCGACGGCAGTCTGGACATGATCCTCAAACGGGTGCGTGAGATGGGCGTTGGGTTTCGTATGGCCGATTTCACGCCCGAGACCGGCAGTATTTCAGCCCCGATCTGGTACGAGGACCGGGTGTTTGCCTGCGTCACGCTGATCTGGTCCACGACGTCTCTGAAATTCCCGCGTGCTGTTGAGCTGTACCGCAAAGACCTGCTCGAAACCGCGGCAAGAATTTCTCACGATCTGGTCGGGAACCTGAGCAATGGCGAAATTGCCCGGCTCCGCGCCGCCGTTTGA
- a CDS encoding VOC family protein, with translation MSITSLGYIGINSRQLSDWDGFATDLLGMQKVDGGGSMGLYRMDDRKQRLIVTGEGEENLAFMGWEVDSPAHLDSLASRLENAGVAVTQHGVSLADQRHVARLISFEDPDGNRLEAFCGPEIAKDPFLSGRPISGFKTGSLGMGHVVLHVANVQGILQFYRDLLGFKVTDYGLTPYPLYFFHVNGRHHSFAMVGSGRKGVHHFMVELLQLDDVGQGYDIAKQRDEGIAYSLGRHSNDHMMSFYTNTPSNFFVEYGWGAQVVDPATWEPFETTEGPSTWGHERLHLPEDNAVRIKMRDMRHQTARDGFRAPDPQPNCAWLDSVVRAE, from the coding sequence ATGTCCATCACGTCACTTGGCTATATCGGGATCAATTCCAGGCAGTTGTCTGACTGGGACGGCTTTGCGACCGACCTCTTGGGGATGCAAAAAGTCGATGGCGGCGGCTCGATGGGCCTGTACCGCATGGATGACCGCAAGCAACGCTTGATCGTGACGGGTGAAGGCGAAGAGAACCTTGCCTTCATGGGGTGGGAAGTGGACTCGCCCGCCCATCTTGATTCGCTGGCATCACGCCTGGAAAACGCAGGCGTTGCGGTCACGCAGCACGGAGTTTCGCTGGCCGATCAACGCCATGTGGCGCGACTGATCTCGTTCGAAGACCCCGACGGAAACCGGCTCGAGGCGTTCTGCGGGCCCGAAATTGCCAAAGACCCTTTCCTGTCCGGGCGGCCGATCTCTGGCTTCAAGACCGGCTCGTTGGGGATGGGGCATGTGGTCCTGCATGTCGCCAATGTGCAGGGAATCCTGCAGTTCTACCGCGACCTTCTGGGCTTCAAGGTCACCGATTATGGCCTGACCCCCTACCCGCTCTATTTCTTCCACGTGAACGGGCGACACCACAGCTTCGCCATGGTCGGATCGGGCCGCAAGGGTGTGCATCACTTCATGGTTGAACTGCTGCAACTGGACGATGTCGGCCAGGGCTATGACATCGCCAAACAGCGCGACGAGGGCATCGCCTATTCGCTGGGTCGGCACTCGAACGACCACATGATGAGCTTTTACACCAACACGCCGTCCAATTTCTTCGTCGAATACGGCTGGGGCGCGCAGGTTGTCGATCCGGCCACCTGGGAGCCGTTCGAAACAACCGAAGGCCCCTCGACCTGGGGCCATGAGCGTCTGCATCTGCCCGAGGACAACGCGGTCCGCATCAAGATGCGCGACATGCGCCACCAGACGGCCCGCGACGGCTTTCGCGCGCCGGACCCGCAGCCGAATTGTGCCTGGCTCGACAGCGTCGTGCGCGCTGAATAG
- a CDS encoding fumarylacetoacetate hydrolase family protein, with protein MRLTSHVLPDGTPSYGRVDGDRIIDAGAALRAKYPDLKAVLAADAIAALEKADGPAIAVRDATFLPTVPNPEKIICIGLNYMGHIKETGRDKPTHPSIFTRYPRSLVGHGQPMVRPKVSDKFDFEGEIAIVIGKGGRAIPAVSALDHVAGYTIFNDGSIRDFQRHTTQFWGGKNFDRTGSMGPWMVTADELGDPTAPQMETRLNGAVMQSTSVGDLAFSIADLIAYLSTITELAPGDIIPTGTPSGVGLFRDPPLFMKAGDQIEVEISGIGVLSNPIIDEA; from the coding sequence TTGCGACTTACCTCTCATGTCCTGCCGGATGGCACCCCCTCGTATGGTCGCGTCGATGGCGACCGGATCATCGACGCCGGCGCGGCACTGCGCGCAAAATATCCTGATCTCAAAGCAGTGCTGGCCGCCGATGCGATCGCAGCGCTGGAAAAAGCCGATGGCCCGGCTATCGCCGTGCGTGATGCCACCTTTCTTCCGACCGTACCCAATCCGGAGAAGATCATCTGCATCGGCCTCAACTACATGGGCCATATCAAGGAAACCGGGCGCGACAAGCCGACACATCCCTCGATCTTCACCCGCTATCCCCGCTCGCTGGTGGGGCACGGGCAGCCGATGGTGCGGCCCAAGGTCTCGGATAAGTTCGATTTTGAAGGCGAGATTGCGATCGTAATCGGCAAGGGCGGGCGGGCAATTCCGGCCGTGTCCGCGCTCGATCACGTCGCGGGCTACACGATCTTCAACGACGGCTCGATCCGCGATTTCCAGCGCCACACCACACAGTTTTGGGGCGGCAAGAACTTTGACCGCACAGGCTCAATGGGGCCGTGGATGGTGACTGCCGACGAGCTGGGCGATCCGACCGCGCCGCAGATGGAAACCCGGCTGAACGGCGCCGTGATGCAAAGCACCTCGGTCGGGGATCTGGCGTTTTCGATCGCCGATCTGATCGCCTATCTGTCGACCATCACCGAACTTGCGCCGGGCGACATCATTCCCACGGGCACCCCCAGCGGCGTCGGTCTGTTCCGCGATCCCCCGCTGTTCATGAAAGCTGGCGACCAGATCGAGGTCGAGATTTCCGGCATCGGCGTGCTGTCGAACCCGATCATCGACGAGGCCTAA
- a CDS encoding FAD-dependent monooxygenase, with translation MPKAITDVAIIGGGPVGLTAANLLGHLGIDCTLFERNETTSFHPRGHVVNTRTMEILRSVGLEEAVNAAALPPERHAGIGFVTSLAGHLIGVIETRVDPEWSRIEQSQSPALKRSCPQDRFEPVLREHANRYNSASVNFGYAITQMSPDDEGVDLHWQTADGATGKTRARYVLAADGPRSDARHAVGIGMQGRSIGQQIGIYFHADLWELVKDRPYLLNWIYNATTSGVLISLDGRYRWTYNFGYREDQSREDFTEERCLELLRAVIGTPEIDIEIKNIMPWRMQARIADQMSSGRVFLAGDAAHPLPPTGGQGMNTGIADVQNLAWKLKLVLSGNAPESLLGSYSTERRPVADFNVEQSARNAQAMARKGLSGMLANDSDLLANIEGPAGAENRAKLAEGIPEQRAHFDYAGQTFGYFYDSDLITTDGTPAPEIEVVTYTPTGRPGHRAPHLPIRYQGRDLSLLDLFTLDSFTVLLGPDADAWRGAADGLGDDALPRVRVFSVGSGQEIDTDTAAWCALYGVSPKGAVLVRPDGHVAWRSVGQGAEADLKAAFSRASGQIAALTTDTKARTHAVS, from the coding sequence ATGCCCAAAGCGATCACGGATGTCGCGATCATTGGCGGTGGGCCGGTCGGACTGACAGCCGCCAACCTTCTTGGCCACCTCGGCATCGACTGCACACTGTTCGAGCGCAACGAGACGACGTCGTTCCACCCGCGCGGCCATGTCGTCAACACCCGAACGATGGAGATTCTGCGCTCGGTCGGACTAGAAGAGGCAGTCAACGCTGCGGCGCTGCCACCCGAACGCCACGCAGGGATCGGCTTTGTCACCAGCCTCGCGGGGCATCTGATCGGCGTGATCGAGACGCGCGTTGATCCCGAGTGGAGCCGGATCGAGCAAAGCCAAAGCCCTGCGCTGAAGCGATCGTGCCCGCAGGACCGGTTCGAGCCGGTGCTGCGCGAGCATGCGAACCGCTACAACAGCGCCTCGGTGAACTTCGGCTACGCCATCACGCAAATGTCGCCGGACGATGAAGGCGTTGACCTGCACTGGCAGACCGCTGACGGCGCGACGGGCAAGACACGCGCCCGCTATGTCCTCGCTGCCGACGGTCCGCGCAGCGATGCGCGGCACGCGGTTGGTATCGGGATGCAGGGGCGCTCGATCGGGCAGCAAATCGGCATCTACTTTCACGCCGATCTGTGGGAGCTGGTCAAGGACCGACCGTATCTGCTCAATTGGATCTACAACGCAACCACGTCGGGTGTGCTGATCTCGCTCGATGGCCGCTATCGATGGACCTATAATTTCGGCTACCGCGAAGATCAGAGCCGAGAGGACTTTACCGAAGAACGCTGTCTTGAGCTGCTCAGGGCGGTGATCGGCACGCCTGAAATCGACATTGAGATCAAGAACATCATGCCCTGGCGCATGCAGGCACGCATTGCGGATCAGATGTCATCGGGCCGTGTCTTCCTGGCCGGCGACGCCGCGCATCCCCTGCCGCCGACCGGCGGGCAAGGCATGAACACAGGCATCGCGGATGTGCAAAATCTGGCGTGGAAGCTGAAGCTTGTCCTGTCGGGTAACGCACCTGAAAGCCTGCTCGGCAGCTATTCGACCGAACGCCGCCCCGTCGCGGATTTCAACGTCGAACAGAGCGCGCGCAATGCGCAAGCGATGGCGCGCAAGGGGCTGTCGGGGATGCTGGCCAATGACAGCGACCTGCTGGCCAATATCGAGGGTCCGGCAGGGGCCGAGAACCGTGCCAAGCTGGCCGAGGGTATCCCCGAGCAGCGCGCGCATTTTGACTATGCCGGGCAGACCTTCGGGTATTTCTACGACTCGGACTTGATCACCACCGATGGCACCCCGGCGCCCGAGATAGAGGTGGTGACCTATACTCCCACCGGCCGCCCCGGCCACCGCGCGCCGCATCTGCCGATACGCTATCAGGGCCGCGATCTATCACTGCTCGACCTGTTCACACTGGACAGCTTCACCGTGTTGCTGGGGCCGGACGCGGACGCGTGGCGCGGGGCTGCCGACGGGCTGGGCGACGATGCCCTGCCCCGGGTCCGGGTGTTTTCGGTCGGCTCCGGACAGGAAATCGACACGGACACCGCTGCTTGGTGCGCGCTCTATGGCGTGTCACCCAAGGGCGCTGTGCTTGTGCGCCCCGACGGGCATGTCGCGTGGCGCTCGGTTGGGCAGGGCGCGGAGGCGGACCTCAAGGCCGCGTTCAGCCGCGCCTCGGGCCAGATCGCGGCATTAACGACTGACACGAAGGCCAGAACTCATGCTGTATCCTGA
- a CDS encoding zinc-binding dehydrogenase: MLYPDMQTAVCITEAGGPEVLVPATVPVPAPGAGQVLIRVTAAGVNRHDVHQREAGRHSDGLAIPGLEVCGTVVALGADVTGIDMGARVMALVQGGGYGQFVVANAALTLPVPDSLSDVEAAAIPEAAFTTWWNFFGMTGLEKGQFALIHGGTSGVGHIALQSLSALGYAILATCGSARKCAAARDFGALAALPYSAPDLAAQVMAATGGHGISALVDVSAGAHLDQDLAMMAADGTIAHLSGGGGAAISLPLRDIMAKRIRITGSLLRPSRWRAKRNWPR; encoded by the coding sequence ATGCTGTATCCTGACATGCAAACCGCCGTCTGCATCACCGAAGCGGGCGGACCCGAGGTACTGGTACCGGCCACCGTCCCGGTGCCCGCCCCCGGCGCTGGGCAAGTGCTGATCCGGGTCACCGCAGCCGGGGTAAACCGCCACGACGTCCACCAGCGTGAGGCCGGGCGGCACAGTGACGGGCTGGCGATACCGGGGCTTGAGGTTTGCGGCACGGTGGTCGCACTTGGCGCCGATGTGACCGGTATCGACATGGGCGCGCGGGTGATGGCGCTTGTGCAGGGTGGGGGGTATGGACAATTTGTCGTGGCAAATGCCGCGCTGACCTTGCCCGTGCCCGACAGCCTGAGCGATGTCGAGGCCGCGGCGATCCCCGAGGCGGCTTTCACCACCTGGTGGAATTTCTTCGGCATGACGGGGCTGGAAAAGGGCCAGTTCGCGCTGATCCACGGCGGCACCAGCGGCGTCGGGCATATCGCACTGCAGTCCCTCTCGGCTTTGGGATACGCGATCCTCGCCACCTGCGGCAGCGCGCGCAAATGCGCCGCCGCGCGCGACTTCGGCGCGCTGGCCGCCCTGCCCTACTCTGCGCCGGATCTCGCCGCGCAGGTCATGGCGGCGACGGGGGGTCATGGCATCTCGGCGCTGGTCGATGTGTCAGCCGGTGCGCATCTGGATCAAGACCTTGCCATGATGGCCGCAGACGGCACCATCGCGCATCTGTCGGGCGGCGGCGGAGCGGCGATCAGCCTGCCCTTGCGCGACATAATGGCCAAGCGCATCCGCATCACCGGCTCGCTGCTGCGCCCCTCCCGCTGGCGCGCAAAGCGGAACTGGCCGCGATGA
- a CDS encoding zinc-binding dehydrogenase, protein MIRRDLWPLLGTKVRPTIAATFDFRDAAAAHSEMERNNHIGKIMLTVERP, encoded by the coding sequence ATGATCCGCCGCGATCTGTGGCCGCTATTGGGCACCAAAGTCCGCCCGACCATTGCGGCGACCTTCGATTTCCGTGACGCCGCAGCCGCCCATAGCGAGATGGAGCGCAACAACCATATCGGGAAAATCATGCTCACCGTCGAGCGTCCATAA
- a CDS encoding glutathione S-transferase family protein yields the protein MKLYYAPGACSLGIHFLLEEIGVAYDAARIIIKDGDQFKPDYTRINPKSKVPLLQRDDGSYLTEFGAIAHWLAHTIGTETLKSVSFEDELRTIETLDFVVGTIHMQGFSRLLRPQKFTPNEADLDWVRQAGRDIVTNGFVHLSAQLGTSSFIMGERLTVADAAMLYTLFWGIDRLALPLPQNLQAYYARLSTRPAAVKVFMDEGLK from the coding sequence ATGAAGCTCTACTACGCCCCCGGGGCCTGCTCGCTAGGCATCCATTTCCTGCTCGAAGAGATCGGCGTCGCGTATGACGCCGCGCGCATCATCATCAAGGACGGCGACCAGTTCAAACCCGATTACACCCGCATCAACCCCAAGTCCAAAGTTCCGTTGTTGCAACGCGATGACGGCAGCTACCTGACGGAATTCGGCGCCATCGCCCACTGGCTGGCGCATACTATAGGGACCGAAACGCTGAAAAGCGTCAGTTTTGAAGACGAGCTGCGCACGATTGAAACGCTCGATTTCGTGGTGGGCACGATCCACATGCAAGGCTTCTCTCGGCTGCTGCGGCCGCAGAAGTTCACGCCCAATGAGGCCGATCTGGACTGGGTTCGGCAGGCCGGGCGCGACATCGTCACAAACGGGTTTGTGCATCTGTCGGCGCAACTGGGCACGTCATCCTTTATCATGGGCGAGCGGCTCACGGTCGCGGATGCCGCGATGCTCTACACGCTGTTTTGGGGAATCGACCGTCTGGCGTTGCCCTTGCCGCAGAACCTGCAAGCCTATTACGCCCGGCTGTCCACCCGACCTGCAGCGGTCAAGGTCTTCATGGACGAAGGTCTCAAGTAG
- a CDS encoding Lrp/AsnC family transcriptional regulator, whose product MAGDIDDIDRRILRELQRDARLTHQELSERIGLSPSPCARRIRRLESDGFITGYSARIDESKLGFPFNVFISVRLDRQIDDRLVAFEREVRLCPEVVDCWLMTGSFDYLLRVAVRDLNEFEHFLTRRLTKLPGVASLESSIPIRRVKYLPARLD is encoded by the coding sequence ATGGCAGGTGACATCGACGACATTGACCGGCGGATTCTGCGCGAACTTCAGCGCGATGCGCGGTTGACCCACCAAGAGCTGAGCGAGCGGATCGGCCTGTCGCCATCCCCCTGCGCGCGGCGCATTCGCAGGCTGGAATCCGACGGTTTCATCACCGGCTACAGCGCGCGGATCGATGAGAGCAAGCTGGGATTTCCGTTCAACGTGTTCATCTCGGTCCGGCTGGACCGGCAGATCGATGACCGTCTGGTGGCCTTTGAACGCGAGGTCCGCCTGTGCCCGGAAGTGGTCGATTGCTGGCTGATGACCGGCAGCTTCGACTATCTCTTGCGCGTTGCAGTACGCGATCTCAATGAGTTCGAACATTTCCTCACCCGGCGGTTGACCAAGCTGCCCGGGGTTGCGTCGCTGGAATCCTCAATCCCGATCCGGCGGGTCAAATATCTGCCCGCCCGGCTGGATTGA